A single region of the Prochlorococcus marinus str. MIT 0917 genome encodes:
- a CDS encoding YihY/virulence factor BrkB family protein, with protein MGLNWSKKIRWFFSSLWRAYERWSKCDCVDLSAAFAYYTLQSFFPILLISLSVASWFLGKQQGLDQQIIALAAQVLPPSVVGLVDSTLIKLVNQGFGAGILGAMFLMITAGNAYLTLQRGADRLWEDVLPVKSKPDPLKIQAFRFIRNRIEAFFVVLLVGFLMVIDQISANIRMIPGAVFEELANTSPWIENMMSKIPVLEVGQFMLPLIGFSTMALLLQGLLPSRRVPLKPLIPGAFLIGTLLTILNLAVSRSILSLGSRFQAYGFIGGVLVLTLWVWMVGVIIYFGQCWSVVIASMRRNRYV; from the coding sequence GTGGGCTTGAACTGGAGTAAAAAAATAAGATGGTTTTTTAGTAGCCTCTGGAGAGCTTATGAAAGATGGTCTAAGTGTGATTGCGTGGATTTGAGCGCAGCATTTGCTTACTACACTCTTCAATCATTTTTTCCAATATTACTAATATCTCTTTCAGTTGCATCTTGGTTTTTAGGGAAGCAGCAAGGATTGGATCAACAAATCATTGCGCTGGCTGCTCAAGTTTTACCTCCATCAGTTGTGGGGCTAGTCGATTCAACGCTAATAAAATTGGTTAATCAAGGATTTGGAGCTGGAATACTTGGAGCGATGTTCTTGATGATCACTGCTGGCAATGCATATCTAACATTACAAAGAGGCGCAGATAGATTATGGGAAGACGTTCTACCAGTTAAATCAAAGCCTGACCCACTAAAAATCCAAGCATTTAGATTTATCAGAAATCGAATAGAAGCTTTTTTTGTTGTTCTTTTAGTTGGTTTTTTAATGGTCATAGACCAAATCAGTGCAAATATTCGTATGATCCCTGGTGCCGTTTTTGAAGAATTAGCCAATACATCACCTTGGATTGAAAATATGATGTCAAAAATACCGGTCCTTGAAGTGGGGCAATTTATGCTTCCACTAATAGGTTTTTCAACTATGGCACTGCTTTTACAGGGTTTACTACCAAGCAGAAGAGTGCCTTTAAAACCACTCATACCTGGAGCTTTTTTGATTGGGACTTTGCTAACTATTCTAAATTTGGCAGTAAGTAGAAGTATTCTCTCTTTGGGATCAAGGTTTCAAGCTTATGGATTCATTGGTGGAGTCCTTGTATTGACTCTTTGGGTTTGGATGGTGGGAGTGATTATTTATTTTGGTCAATGTTGGAGCGTTGTAATTGCAAGCATGCGTCGTAACCGATACGTTTAA
- a CDS encoding inositol monophosphatase family protein: MNQSPISKPLSKAQLISIHHLVDEVAKRQLQDFGQINSDIKPDGTLITECDRWSDKTIVQGLSKIAPGEGVLSEEGKQSIPSSSEYWVVDPLDGTTNFAAGIPYWAISIARFTNGEPETAFLDIPALKKRIFAIKGKGVWLNDKPLNPESRFKKNSDCISLCSRSIKVLQMKPEQSFPGKIRLLGVSSLNMTSVAIGQTIAALEATPKIWDVAAAWLILEELNCLINWLDINPKNILSGTDLSSVNFPLLTASSKDKLNNMLPWATALIQDS; the protein is encoded by the coding sequence ATGAATCAAAGTCCAATATCTAAACCTCTGAGCAAAGCTCAACTAATTTCAATTCATCACTTAGTTGATGAGGTTGCAAAACGTCAACTTCAAGATTTTGGTCAAATCAACTCTGACATAAAACCTGATGGAACCCTCATTACTGAATGTGATAGGTGGAGTGATAAAACAATAGTTCAAGGATTATCAAAAATTGCTCCCGGAGAAGGAGTCCTGAGTGAAGAAGGTAAACAGTCAATTCCTAGCTCCAGTGAATATTGGGTGGTTGACCCACTCGATGGCACAACTAATTTTGCAGCAGGAATTCCATACTGGGCAATATCAATAGCACGTTTCACAAATGGGGAACCTGAGACGGCCTTTCTTGATATACCAGCTCTAAAAAAAAGAATCTTTGCGATAAAAGGTAAAGGAGTTTGGCTAAACGACAAGCCACTTAACCCTGAATCTCGCTTCAAAAAAAATAGTGACTGCATTTCACTTTGTAGCAGGTCAATTAAAGTTCTACAAATGAAGCCAGAGCAATCTTTTCCAGGAAAAATTAGACTACTTGGGGTCTCCAGTTTAAATATGACTAGTGTTGCCATTGGTCAAACCATAGCTGCCTTAGAGGCGACACCAAAAATTTGGGATGTTGCAGCTGCCTGGTTGATACTTGAGGAACTTAATTGTCTTATCAATTGGTTAGACATTAATCCAAAAAATATTCTTTCTGGAACAGATCTTAGTTCTGTAAATTTTCCATTACTAACAGCCTCTTCCAAAGATAAATTGAACAACATGCTGCCCTGGGCTACAGCATTAATTCAAGATAGTTAA
- a CDS encoding TolC family protein encodes MRRVKRKFLIVAGLFISGLNPLWATSSQKIKSNINIKGESSTNQKHQGLLYELNAPKDLFLPSRSREVSIKSYQKINLDQLENIIINNNRTIKVYLERVDQTKSILKSSLSSWYPKLNLTANGFPQYFESDNYNESSLIKDTSSKQWSSNISAQISWDIINPARVPEIASARDSYEKSKYSYSIILKDIKLEAKKRYFNLQKANEEIEVAKQSIELSTIGLRDAEIRFESGIGTKLEVLEAKTQLARDQQLFNIKLGDQKIGQRSLAEILNLPEDITPVIGSKTQVTGIWDLSLENSIIAAYNSREELESILLDISINNSNANAALAAGQPKLSIVNTTTSSFAKGELNQISPNTSNKSSNFSNTIGLNATWFIFDGGNSRSLYNYNKSKAKEAKLTFALRRAQIRKGIEEIFFKLESAKLNISASYTEVLSARESLRLAKLRYKSGITTQREVVNNQRDLTDSEVRYIIAVTSYNTLLADLSRQTGLDNIKPCDIKVNQPNESGLDTTTNLYESNLIPLCQL; translated from the coding sequence ATGAGGAGAGTGAAGAGAAAGTTCCTGATTGTTGCAGGTTTATTTATATCGGGGCTAAATCCTTTATGGGCTACAAGTTCTCAGAAAATCAAATCCAATATCAATATAAAAGGAGAATCAAGTACAAATCAAAAACACCAAGGATTATTATATGAATTGAATGCTCCTAAAGACCTTTTTTTACCCTCTAGGTCGCGAGAAGTATCGATAAAAAGCTATCAAAAAATCAATCTAGATCAACTCGAAAATATAATTATAAATAACAATCGAACGATTAAAGTTTACTTAGAAAGAGTTGACCAAACTAAATCAATATTAAAAAGCTCGTTATCCTCTTGGTATCCAAAATTAAACCTAACAGCTAATGGATTTCCTCAATATTTTGAATCTGATAATTATAACGAGTCAAGTCTAATAAAAGATACTTCAAGTAAACAGTGGAGCTCCAATATCTCGGCTCAAATTTCATGGGATATAATTAATCCTGCAAGAGTTCCAGAGATCGCATCAGCTAGAGATAGTTATGAAAAGTCAAAATATTCGTACTCAATAATTTTAAAAGATATAAAATTAGAAGCAAAAAAACGTTACTTCAATTTGCAAAAAGCAAATGAGGAAATAGAAGTAGCAAAACAATCAATTGAATTATCTACTATTGGATTAAGAGACGCAGAAATTAGATTTGAATCAGGCATTGGTACGAAATTAGAAGTTCTAGAAGCTAAAACTCAATTAGCTAGAGATCAGCAATTATTTAATATTAAATTAGGAGATCAAAAAATTGGACAAAGATCACTTGCTGAAATACTTAATTTACCAGAAGATATAACACCCGTAATTGGTTCAAAAACTCAAGTTACTGGTATCTGGGATTTATCACTAGAAAATAGTATTATTGCTGCGTATAATTCACGAGAAGAACTTGAAAGTATCCTATTGGATATATCAATTAATAATAGTAATGCAAATGCTGCACTTGCAGCTGGCCAACCCAAATTAAGCATAGTAAACACAACTACTTCATCATTTGCAAAAGGTGAGTTAAATCAAATATCTCCAAACACTAGCAATAAATCCTCTAATTTCTCTAACACTATTGGTCTCAATGCAACATGGTTTATTTTTGATGGAGGTAATTCAAGATCTTTATATAATTACAACAAAAGTAAAGCAAAAGAAGCAAAGCTAACCTTTGCTTTAAGAAGAGCTCAAATCAGAAAAGGTATTGAAGAAATATTCTTCAAACTCGAATCTGCCAAACTAAATATTTCTGCTTCTTACACAGAAGTGTTATCTGCAAGAGAGTCACTAAGACTTGCAAAGCTTAGATATAAATCAGGAATTACGACACAAAGAGAAGTTGTAAATAACCAAAGAGATTTAACTGATTCCGAGGTTCGTTATATTATTGCTGTCACTAGCTATAACACCTTATTAGCGGATTTAAGTAGACAAACCGGTTTAGACAACATCAAACCATGTGATATCAAAGTCAATCAACCAAATGAAAGTGGCTTAGACACCACAACAAATCTCTATGAATCGAATTTAATCCCTTTATGTCAGCTATAG
- a CDS encoding TIGR03279 family radical SAM protein, whose amino-acid sequence MSKGKITKKKIKPAVVASIEEGSIGEELGFEVGDQLVSINGVKPRDLIDYKFLIAEENIQLIILDENGKKHIIDIEKDYDDELGLAFTEALFDGLKQCNNQCPFCFIDQQPPGKRKSLYLKDDDYRLSFLYGSYLTLTNLSEHDWLRIDQQRLTPLFVSVHATEPSLRSKLLRNPKAIDLLKQLSWFSEKKIQIHAQIVVCPGINDGKALERTINDLYGFAQGDFPVVLSAAVVPVGLTRFRPSNDGLIPVDSDCATKVINQVEQMQRIFHKSSGSRFAWLSDEWYLIAKKALPSLNSYEDLPQKENGVGSIRTFLSSMDEATKNLPTKIDQKRTCSWVVGKLVENELQKPCKRLNKINNFELHLYGIPSPYWGQEQIVTGLLTGQDLIKGLLEQELGDELLLPSVMLRQDEKIFLDDMTLQELSSSLNVSIRIVHDAQDIVNKALGKA is encoded by the coding sequence ATGAGCAAAGGAAAGATAACTAAAAAGAAAATCAAACCTGCTGTTGTTGCGTCTATCGAAGAAGGTTCTATAGGAGAGGAACTTGGATTTGAAGTTGGAGATCAATTAGTTAGTATTAATGGAGTAAAACCAAGAGACCTTATTGATTACAAATTTCTTATTGCTGAAGAAAATATTCAATTAATAATATTAGATGAAAATGGTAAAAAACATATAATTGACATTGAAAAAGATTATGACGACGAGTTAGGACTAGCTTTTACCGAAGCTTTATTTGATGGATTAAAGCAATGCAATAATCAATGTCCATTTTGTTTTATTGATCAACAGCCCCCAGGAAAAAGAAAAAGCCTATATCTAAAAGATGACGACTACAGGCTAAGTTTTTTATATGGTTCCTACTTAACACTTACAAATCTTTCCGAACATGACTGGCTACGAATTGATCAACAAAGACTCACTCCTTTATTCGTATCAGTGCATGCAACAGAACCTTCATTAAGATCAAAATTACTAAGGAATCCTAAAGCTATTGACCTTTTAAAACAGTTATCTTGGTTCTCAGAAAAAAAAATACAAATTCATGCTCAAATTGTTGTTTGCCCTGGAATAAATGATGGTAAAGCTTTAGAAAGAACCATTAATGATCTATATGGTTTTGCGCAAGGAGATTTTCCAGTAGTCCTCTCGGCAGCAGTAGTTCCAGTTGGGTTAACAAGGTTTAGACCAAGTAATGATGGACTGATACCTGTGGATTCTGATTGTGCGACAAAAGTCATCAATCAAGTTGAACAAATGCAGAGAATATTTCATAAATCATCGGGTTCACGTTTTGCCTGGTTGTCTGACGAATGGTATTTAATAGCAAAGAAGGCTTTGCCCTCTCTAAATTCTTACGAAGATTTACCTCAAAAGGAGAATGGAGTAGGAAGTATTCGCACCTTTCTTAGCTCGATGGATGAAGCCACAAAAAATCTGCCTACCAAAATTGATCAAAAGAGAACCTGCAGCTGGGTTGTTGGCAAACTTGTTGAGAATGAATTACAGAAGCCTTGTAAAAGACTAAATAAAATAAATAATTTCGAACTACATCTCTATGGAATTCCAAGTCCTTATTGGGGTCAAGAACAAATAGTTACAGGCCTACTCACAGGCCAAGACCTCATAAAAGGACTGCTGGAACAAGAATTAGGCGATGAATTACTTCTACCATCGGTCATGCTAAGGCAAGATGAAAAAATCTTTCTTGATGACATGACTCTTCAAGAGCTCTCTTCGTCACTTAATGTGTCTATAAGAATTGTCCATGATGCACAAGACATCGTGAACAAAGCACTTGGTAAAGCATAA
- a CDS encoding DUF3120 domain-containing protein: MVVLPVFVQAPWVHVFPFSAFLFSFIIFFLGFYLLKFCSDRWSSVGSLLVGVSWSWLGGCLFWGWLRAHPVWHLPVESIALPIAASLLKTRWKIGASFYLASLLGTAFTDVMIVLTGVMKAWPEVVDAPFSEASKMLSFTAEQLLEPFSLFAIFIAAILIILIANWMNQKSKSQSLSSDAWLVSSSALTTTLWVDGLFFATTLIQPQLSGLI, translated from the coding sequence ATGGTTGTCCTGCCGGTTTTTGTTCAGGCTCCATGGGTTCATGTGTTCCCTTTTTCAGCTTTTTTATTTAGTTTCATCATATTTTTTCTTGGATTTTATTTACTAAAATTTTGTAGTGATAGATGGTCCTCTGTTGGTTCGCTATTGGTTGGCGTGAGTTGGAGCTGGTTAGGAGGATGTCTTTTTTGGGGATGGTTAAGAGCTCATCCTGTGTGGCATTTGCCTGTTGAGTCAATAGCTTTACCAATAGCAGCAAGCCTCTTAAAGACTAGATGGAAAATTGGAGCCAGTTTCTATTTGGCATCTCTATTGGGAACGGCTTTTACTGATGTAATGATTGTCTTAACAGGTGTCATGAAGGCTTGGCCCGAAGTTGTAGATGCGCCTTTTTCAGAAGCCTCCAAAATGCTTAGTTTTACTGCGGAACAATTATTGGAACCTTTTTCATTATTTGCCATTTTTATTGCGGCAATTTTAATAATTTTGATAGCAAATTGGATGAATCAAAAATCAAAAAGTCAATCTTTGTCTTCTGATGCTTGGCTTGTCTCAAGTTCAGCTTTGACAACAACATTGTGGGTTGATGGTTTATTTTTTGCTACTACATTGATTCAACCTCAACTAAGTGGTTTGATCTGA
- the nadB gene encoding L-aspartate oxidase: MELNTGFNKNEIYSTSWDVIVIGAGAAGLMSSLELPSNLKTLLLNRNTSKRSSSRWAQGGMAAVTRIEDSEDIHALDTIKAGAGLCDYEAVQMFVESAPKLVDRLLKLGMEFDRNSGNLSTTLEAAHTHRRVLHVKDRTGKALVDVLNEQVDQRDNVLHQRGIRVTQIWVERGRCLGVQVLDGPALRWIKAKAVVLATGGGGHLFANTTNPAQAAGEGIALAWRAGAFIEDLEFFQFHPTALKLDDAPSFLISEALRGEGAVLVDSLGESPVAHLEGKDLASRDQVSRALFKAMQKQKVDHIGLDVKSIAFEDIEARFPSIFQRCRELGLEPLKELIPVAPSAHYWMGGVATNLKAQTNIKGLFAIGEVACTGLHGANRLASNSLMECLVFANQMRNIQLNDFKTSDISGKNLSFNKSNLRFSKDKGTKYLSKEIEKLRQLCWSEAGVDRSRKGMSSALTKVKRDYQNLLNEPLLKLVFSQSKYKINKFDEIARRDLNLLLDLSNRQMSSLLMLEACLFREESRGGHFRDDFPTSVPFWQCHTRQIKGKNIHTRPIGGKC, translated from the coding sequence ATGGAATTAAATACTGGCTTTAATAAAAATGAAATTTACTCAACAAGTTGGGATGTAATTGTTATTGGAGCAGGAGCTGCGGGCTTAATGTCTTCTCTTGAATTGCCATCAAATCTCAAAACTTTACTGTTAAATCGCAATACTAGTAAGCGTTCTTCCAGTAGATGGGCACAAGGAGGAATGGCTGCTGTTACGAGAATCGAAGATAGCGAGGATATTCATGCTCTGGATACCATAAAAGCTGGGGCTGGACTATGTGATTATGAAGCTGTTCAGATGTTTGTTGAGAGTGCTCCGAAATTAGTAGATAGACTTTTGAAACTAGGAATGGAATTTGATAGAAATTCTGGAAACTTATCTACAACTCTTGAGGCTGCTCATACTCATAGAAGAGTACTTCACGTGAAAGATAGAACTGGAAAGGCATTGGTAGATGTTCTTAATGAGCAAGTTGATCAAAGAGATAATGTGTTGCATCAAAGAGGAATAAGAGTTACTCAGATTTGGGTTGAAAGAGGAAGATGTTTAGGTGTACAAGTTCTAGATGGACCAGCTTTGCGTTGGATAAAAGCAAAGGCAGTAGTTTTAGCTACGGGAGGAGGTGGACATTTGTTTGCCAATACCACAAATCCAGCTCAAGCAGCAGGTGAGGGAATTGCCTTAGCTTGGAGAGCTGGGGCTTTCATAGAAGATCTCGAATTCTTTCAGTTTCATCCAACTGCTCTAAAATTGGATGATGCGCCCTCATTTTTGATTTCGGAAGCTTTAAGGGGAGAGGGTGCAGTTTTAGTGGATTCTCTTGGAGAGAGCCCCGTAGCTCACCTTGAAGGGAAAGATCTGGCATCAAGAGATCAAGTCAGCCGGGCATTGTTTAAAGCAATGCAAAAGCAAAAAGTTGATCACATTGGTCTTGATGTCAAATCCATCGCTTTTGAGGATATAGAAGCGCGCTTTCCATCAATTTTTCAAAGGTGTAGAGAGCTTGGTTTAGAACCTTTAAAAGAATTAATACCCGTAGCTCCATCTGCCCATTATTGGATGGGTGGTGTCGCTACCAATTTGAAGGCACAAACGAATATCAAAGGACTTTTTGCAATAGGTGAGGTTGCATGTACTGGTCTGCATGGTGCAAATAGACTTGCAAGCAATTCATTAATGGAATGTTTGGTTTTTGCAAATCAAATGCGAAATATTCAATTAAATGATTTCAAAACTTCCGATATCTCAGGAAAAAATTTAAGTTTTAACAAATCTAATCTTCGCTTCTCTAAGGATAAAGGAACTAAGTATTTATCAAAAGAAATTGAAAAACTTAGACAATTATGTTGGAGTGAAGCTGGAGTTGATAGATCCAGGAAAGGGATGAGCTCTGCTCTTACAAAAGTTAAACGAGATTATCAAAATCTTTTAAACGAGCCCTTATTAAAATTGGTTTTTTCTCAGTCAAAATATAAAATTAATAAATTCGATGAAATTGCCAGAAGAGACCTGAATTTGCTGCTTGATTTGAGTAATCGACAAATGTCAAGTTTGCTTATGTTGGAGGCTTGTTTGTTTCGTGAAGAGAGTAGAGGAGGTCACTTTAGAGATGATTTCCCTACTTCCGTTCCTTTTTGGCAATGTCATACTCGTCAAATAAAAGGAAAAAATATTCATACAAGACCTATTGGTGGCAAATGCTGA
- a CDS encoding vitamin K epoxide reductase family protein, with protein sequence MGSSRLKSRRRQDLGSKWARVAIAILSTVGVIDTGSITLNKWGFIGNLNCPGGLGGCDKVLNSPWGTLIQTNNYSIPLSLLGLISYFLILSMAIFPLIPILKNQKNNVSKIAWWGSFYISTSTFIFSLILISIMIFKIKAFCFFCLLSCLISLSLLLLNMFGGGWEDYGKLFFRGFIVSVAVLLAGLIWSSSVDPSSKEVSNNIQGMPPAVIAISSTEKIKLAEHLTKEGAVMYNAYWCPHCHDQKEMFGKEAAEKLNLVECAKDGFNNKRELCEAKGITGFPSWEINGSIDSGVKSLEELAEISNYKNSKDF encoded by the coding sequence ATGGGATCTTCAAGACTAAAAAGTCGACGACGCCAAGATCTGGGTTCTAAATGGGCGAGAGTTGCAATAGCTATATTATCAACAGTTGGAGTGATTGATACAGGATCAATAACATTGAACAAATGGGGATTCATAGGAAATTTAAACTGTCCAGGCGGATTAGGGGGTTGCGATAAAGTTTTAAATAGCCCTTGGGGGACTTTAATTCAAACAAATAATTATTCTATTCCATTATCTTTATTAGGTTTAATAAGTTATTTTTTAATATTATCAATGGCAATATTCCCGTTAATACCTATTCTCAAAAACCAAAAAAATAATGTATCAAAAATTGCATGGTGGGGGTCTTTTTATATATCTACATCGACTTTTATTTTTAGCTTAATTTTAATTTCAATTATGATATTTAAAATTAAAGCTTTCTGTTTTTTCTGTCTTCTTTCTTGTCTTATATCACTTTCACTTCTACTATTAAATATGTTTGGAGGCGGATGGGAAGATTATGGAAAGTTATTTTTCAGAGGTTTTATTGTGTCAGTAGCAGTTCTTTTAGCAGGATTGATATGGTCATCATCAGTTGATCCATCTTCCAAGGAAGTTTCAAATAATATCCAAGGTATGCCACCTGCGGTAATCGCCATAAGTTCTACTGAAAAAATAAAACTCGCTGAGCATCTAACAAAAGAAGGAGCTGTAATGTATAACGCCTATTGGTGTCCCCATTGTCATGATCAAAAAGAAATGTTCGGGAAAGAAGCTGCAGAAAAATTAAATTTAGTTGAATGTGCCAAAGATGGTTTTAATAACAAAAGAGAACTTTGCGAAGCTAAAGGAATAACAGGTTTCCCTTCTTGGGAAATTAATGGTTCAATTGATTCAGGAGTTAAAAGCCTAGAAGAATTAGCTGAAATTAGCAATTATAAAAACTCTAAAGATTTTTAA
- the petL gene encoding cytochrome b6-f complex subunit PetL, translating to MGILFYLVFVGAGLSAAFLIQKALKAIKLI from the coding sequence ATGGGAATTCTATTTTACTTAGTTTTTGTTGGCGCAGGACTTTCTGCAGCATTCTTGATTCAAAAAGCTCTGAAAGCTATTAAATTGATCTGA
- a CDS encoding DUF4346 domain-containing protein — protein MKNLEPQEDLINSIKLLDDKLSKRQIKLDPKGYFLIKIEPTTNELILEHYLNDIDQKGRAIDPESGETIGCKTKSRNQPSNIYRGKSAKQLGIQISEGHGPFPISHLDHAIYIGRELQRAEQCLIDGKQYIQD, from the coding sequence ATGAAAAATCTAGAACCTCAAGAAGACTTAATTAACTCAATAAAGCTTTTAGACGATAAACTATCCAAGCGGCAAATAAAGCTTGACCCAAAAGGTTATTTCTTAATAAAAATTGAACCAACAACGAATGAGTTAATACTTGAACATTATTTAAATGATATTGATCAAAAAGGTCGCGCTATTGATCCAGAGTCCGGTGAAACAATTGGTTGTAAAACAAAAAGTAGAAATCAACCAAGCAATATTTATAGAGGAAAGAGTGCTAAGCAATTAGGTATTCAAATCTCCGAGGGGCATGGTCCATTCCCAATCAGTCATTTAGATCATGCCATTTACATTGGTCGTGAATTACAAAGAGCAGAGCAATGCCTGATAGACGGGAAACAATATATTCAAGATTAA
- a CDS encoding GNAT family N-acetyltransferase yields the protein MNNLKIKWHESIQEIPKIIWNNFLKENSTPFYKWDWLNALERSKSVSKRYGWQPLFLSAWSENDLIACAPLYLKSHSYGEFIFDNAFVQLAQDMGLQYYPKLIGMSPLSPIEGYRFLFAEGVNDIDLTQILFSEIDSFAKQNGILSCNFLYVDPKWMKVAESLNCAKWVNQQSLLKLNQEKSFSDFLKKFNSNQRRNIKRERESIKKCGVKVEPLSGSQINTMNLKKMHYFYELHCSRWGVWGSKYLTESFFTELTSTELKENIVLFDAKEEVIDKTIGMSLCVKSENMLWGRYWGAEKNIANLHFEACYYSPIEWGIANKIKYFDPGAGGSHKKRRGFIAKPNASLHRWYNLPMDSLIREWLPKANKLMLDQINATNNEVPFKFEEPKLSNT from the coding sequence ATGAACAATTTAAAAATCAAATGGCATGAATCAATCCAAGAAATTCCTAAAATTATTTGGAATAATTTCTTAAAAGAAAATTCAACTCCTTTTTATAAATGGGATTGGTTAAATGCATTAGAAAGATCAAAAAGTGTCAGTAAAAGATATGGATGGCAACCATTATTTCTCTCTGCGTGGAGTGAAAATGATTTAATTGCATGTGCACCTCTCTATCTTAAATCTCATAGTTATGGTGAATTTATTTTTGATAATGCCTTTGTCCAACTAGCTCAAGATATGGGACTTCAATATTATCCAAAACTAATAGGAATGAGTCCATTAAGTCCAATAGAAGGTTATCGCTTTCTTTTTGCAGAAGGAGTTAATGATATAGACCTCACACAAATATTATTCTCTGAAATTGATAGTTTTGCCAAACAAAATGGAATTCTCAGTTGTAATTTTTTATATGTAGATCCCAAATGGATGAAAGTAGCTGAATCTCTAAATTGCGCGAAGTGGGTCAATCAACAAAGTTTGTTGAAATTAAATCAAGAAAAAAGTTTTTCTGATTTTTTAAAAAAATTTAATTCCAATCAACGTAGAAATATTAAGAGAGAAAGAGAAAGCATAAAAAAATGTGGAGTAAAAGTTGAACCTCTTAGTGGATCTCAAATCAATACAATGAATTTAAAAAAAATGCATTATTTTTATGAGCTTCATTGTTCAAGATGGGGAGTATGGGGAAGTAAATACCTCACTGAATCATTTTTCACTGAACTTACATCAACAGAACTCAAAGAAAATATTGTTTTATTTGATGCAAAAGAAGAAGTAATTGATAAAACAATTGGCATGTCATTATGCGTGAAAAGCGAAAATATGCTTTGGGGACGATATTGGGGAGCAGAAAAAAATATAGCTAATTTACATTTTGAAGCTTGTTATTACTCCCCGATTGAGTGGGGCATAGCGAATAAAATAAAATATTTTGATCCTGGAGCGGGCGGTAGTCACAAAAAACGAAGAGGTTTTATTGCTAAACCCAATGCAAGTCTTCATAGATGGTACAACTTACCTATGGACTCATTAATAAGAGAATGGCTACCAAAAGCAAATAAGTTAATGCTTGATCAAATAAACGCTACAAATAATGAAGTGCCTTTTAAGTTTGAAGAGCCAAAACTATCAAATACATAG
- a CDS encoding RibD family protein yields MKKKWVKLVLASSIDGRIAYPEGGKTQLGQSGDRLVLEESLAWSDGILMGGQTLRDHQSICEIKNKSLLKKRTSEGKNEQPIALIASNQIDFPENWLFFKQPLQKWLIQAQDKNNEIMLPNGFDKKINLKITWRDSLDDLYKEGIAKIVLLGGANLISAFLLEDLIDELQITITPLLIGGDYCWVSSEVRNLNTIMNKKNDWILKESKKLGNNELLIRYFRNNLS; encoded by the coding sequence TTGAAAAAAAAATGGGTTAAATTAGTTTTAGCTTCTAGTATTGATGGGCGTATCGCATATCCAGAAGGAGGTAAAACACAATTAGGTCAGTCTGGAGATCGTTTAGTTTTAGAAGAATCACTTGCTTGGTCAGATGGGATTTTAATGGGAGGGCAAACGCTGAGAGATCATCAATCAATTTGTGAAATTAAAAACAAAAGCTTATTAAAGAAAAGAACTTCAGAAGGAAAGAATGAACAGCCAATTGCTCTTATAGCCAGCAATCAAATAGATTTTCCAGAAAATTGGCTTTTTTTTAAACAACCTCTTCAAAAATGGTTGATCCAAGCACAAGATAAGAACAATGAGATCATGCTTCCTAATGGATTCGATAAGAAAATAAATTTAAAAATCACTTGGCGTGATTCTCTTGATGATTTGTATAAAGAAGGAATAGCGAAAATTGTATTACTAGGAGGCGCAAATCTTATTTCAGCTTTTCTTTTAGAGGATCTAATAGATGAATTACAAATCACCATTACACCTCTTCTTATAGGAGGAGATTACTGTTGGGTTTCATCTGAAGTAAGAAACTTAAATACAATCATGAATAAAAAAAATGACTGGATTCTAAAAGAAAGTAAAAAGCTCGGAAATAATGAATTACTTATAAGATATTTTAGAAATAATTTATCCTGA